Genomic window (Xiphias gladius isolate SHS-SW01 ecotype Sanya breed wild unplaced genomic scaffold, ASM1685928v1 HiC_scaffold_1480, whole genome shotgun sequence):
agttcgtatcacagtaaaagtacttcctgtagttccagtatcacagtaatagtacttcatgtagttaaagtatcacagtaaagtacttcatgtagttaaaGTCTCACAgtaaagtacttcatgtagtaaAGGTATCACAGTAAAGAACTTCATGTAGTAAaggtatcacagtaaaagtacttcatgtagttccaatatcacagtaaaagtagttcatgtagttccagtatcacagtgccagtacttcctgtagtcccagtatcacagtaaaagtacttcctgtagttccagtatcacagtaatagtacttcatgtagttaaagtatcacggtaaaagtacttcatatagttaaagtatcacagtaaaagtacttcatgtagctagagtatcacagtaaaaatacttcatgtaGTAAAGGTATCACAgtaaagtacttcatgtagttccagtatcacagtaaaagtacttcatgtagttccagtatcacagtaaaagtacttcatgtagttctAGTATCACAGTAccagtacttcctgtagtcccagtatcacagtaaaagtacttcctgtagttccagtatcacagtaatagtacttcatgtagttaaagtatcacggtaaaagtacttcatatagttaaagtatcacagtaaaagtacttcatgtagctagagtatcacagtaaaaatacttcatgtaGTAAAGGTATCACAgtaaagtacttcatgtagttccagtatcacagtaaaagtacttcatgtagttctagtatcacagtaaaagtagttcatgtagttccagtatcacagtgccagtacttcctgtagtcccagtatcacagtaaaagtacttcctgtagttccagtatcacagtaatagtacttcatgtagttaaagtatcacgGTAAAAGtcatgtagttaaagtatcacggtaaaagtacttcatatagttaaagtatcacagtaaaaatacttcatgtaGCTAgagtatcacagtaaaaatacttcatgtaGTAAAGGTATCACAgtaaagtacttcatgtagttccagtatcacagtaccagtacttcctgtagtcccagtatcacagtaaaagtacttcctgtagttcagGAAGTACAGTTCACTGTGCAGGGACCTGTGTgctgtgactggtctctgattctctctgacgtgatcagatcattgatcctgagtcacggaggcttcggcagcgttttactggtggagctgctccaggtggagctgcttttagctacgtcatagacagggagagagttcagtccactggttcccaacctgggggtcgggcccctccagagggtcgccaggtgaacctgaggggtcgtcagatgattcatgggagaggacagaagaagaaagacagttcTGATCCactgatctggattcagttgctggacttttctctgatctttgaTTTTAGTGAACTATTGATCATTTGATCAATTATTGAAGTGAAACCATGTAAGACGTTTAGAggagaaatgaactgaaaacaactCAGAGACTGAAACGTGACAAGGAGACACAACTACACACTGACTTTTGTCTGGGGATTTGTATTTAAGATTTTTGTGTtgacagataaatgtagtgcagtaaaaagaaaaatgtttctctaTGAAAAGTAGATAAGTAGTATAAATTAgcataacatggaaatactcaagtaaagtacaagtacctcaaatttgtacatGAGTAAAGGACTTTTGAAATGTACTGAGTTACTTTCCTGCACCGTTGAAACCCATAGGAACAATCACGGACCATCTCCTGGGGACAGTCAGCAGGTCACAGTCCAGTCTGTAGTCCAGTGTTTAGTTCTCTGGACTGCCACCAGGGGTCACTGTGTTGATATCACACTCAGCAGCTCGTTAGCCTCatttgcacaaaaacaacagatataAATACTGATGTTACCACGGCAACGGCGCTGTCCACCTGATGCTACTGTCAGTCATCCAGGCGCCATCACTCTGctgccacacagacagacagacagacagacagacagatagatagatcaATTGACAGAGATAGGAAGAAGGAGGCAAGAACAAGAGGCAAGAAGAAGAGACAAGAGgacaagagaggaagaaaagacgAAGATGAGCAGCAAAGAAGTGAAGGAGTACCTGTCTGACCATCTCGTCCCTCAGCTGCTGGAGGTGagacagttttagttttatttcacagctgctgtttaccagctgaagctgaagctgtgATATCACATGAACTGCTGTGGTGGAAAGTGCACTCTAAGTACagatttgaggtacttgtactttactcgCTTGTCTCCATTTGATGCCACGTTGTACTTGTGGCCCGTCTGAAGGTTTTACTGCTCTGATGACTGATTCCCAGGAACATACCAGTCATTTCCTGTATGTCGTTGTCCAATATCTGTTCCGCTGTGCAGAGGTATTTTTGTAAGCGTTTGGAGTTAGACTCTGTTGTTACTGCTGCAGTGTAAGTCTGTTGCTGTGCTGTTTGACTTTGGATGTTCAGGTGATCTTCATCGCTCGACGCTCCAACTGCTCAACGACCAGTTTTACTTTATACATATTACATCTGCTCCATGTGATCTGGAAAATATGTTGCGCACAGCTTAACTGGGAGCTGCATATATTTTACTGTGATTACAGCAATTGAAGGATGGACTATACCTAAAGGATCTAATGAGGTTGGgagggtgtttgtgtgtctgggtgCACCTGTTCAGGTGACTCTCAAGACTTCTGTTAGACCTCTGGGATCTCTCAGGTATTCTTACCTGGAAaattgatgcagattgtggagtGTTCCTGAGACAGACCAGGACCTTCATTCAGTTTCATGTCATCAGTAGTAGTATTATCTGAGGCTGGTTTTAACATACGGACATGATGGTAGATGGTTACCGTGGCAACAGCACTTGACATGATACAAGTGGACAGGGAGCGAGAGACCTGCAGAGCAAGAgctagaaagagagagagagagagagaatgagagcaTCTCATCCGGTCAAGTAATCAGCTGAAATAACCTGAATCATAAATTATCATGAAGAGACAGACGGGCAGTCAcgcagacaggcagagagaaagattgGTAGTGAGAAAGTCAGACAGAAAGGTAGGCAGACAGGCaattagacagacagacaatcagGCAGACAGAAATTCAggcagacagatagacaggcagacagacgaGCAGTCAGGCAGAAAggcagtgagaaagagagacaggcagacagacaggaaggcaGGCTGAGAGACAGGTCATGAGTCAGACAACAGATAGACAAACAGGCAGGCAGTCAGACAGcaggacaggcagacagacagacaggtagtgAGACAGGTGTTTGACTGTATCTGTCTCTCAGAGTCTGTTGACAGGTCTTCTGTATCATCGTCCTGAGGACCCCATCAGCTTCCTGCAGAGCTGCCTGATCAGGACCAGACAGCTGGGGGGTCCGCAGGTCATCACCTGGGAAACCTTTATCCACCTAGACAGAGACAAGCTGAGACCTGAACCCAGCAAAACACACCCAGGACCCGCCAGAACAACATCTGTACCCACTATAACACCAATGTTAGTCCCAACAACACCCCCTATAATACCCCCAATACCCCAAAAATCACCCACTACACCCCAAAGATCAACCTCAATATTTCAAACATTGTCCATGTTACCCCCCATAATCCCCCCAGTAGCCCCAACATCCACAGTCACCCCACTGACACATTCTGGGCCACAATTTCCCTCCGTTAAACCCAAAACATCTGTCTTACCCCCACTGACAACCTCAGTTTCCTCCATCCACGATAGAACACCCTCTGGAACCCCCCAAACAGCTACTGCAAGCAGGGTCCTCCTCCCAGCTCCACCTGGACCTACAGGAACTCCACCTGTCCCCTTTCCTGTCCACGCTGAGGTGAAGGAAGAAGACACAAAGACTGTCAGCTCAGAGGGTAAGAGATTTCTCTGGAAAAAGTCAAGAAAGACCAGGTCCAGGggtcaaatgtaaaaaacaaatatacatgtatataaagAAGCATCTGGGTGAGAATGCGACACCTCAAACTGACCTCAGACAAGCGTACACACAGTTTATTGGAGATATCTGCCGGTGAAATGATGAGTAGATTAAATATAAGATGAGACGTAAACTTATAGTAAAacactgtttgtttacagtaagaTTACATTTCCCCTGGTTGTGAATCTGCACAGAAATCTGTACAATTTCAACCAAAATTTCACGATGAGcctcatcattatttttatttacactggAGATGTCATCTCTCCATCAGTGATCTTTTCATTTATCCTCAGTTCTTGAGAGGCCTGTTTCAGTATAAGCTCTACAAATGAATCATATATCGTCTCCCTGATGTTTAACAATGATGACTGAGAAGTTACCGCGGTGATAGTTTACAGGTACATGTCATAAATCATTGGTACAGATGCCATAAATATCCATATCTGTAATGACAGATGTTCTGTTGGAGAACCTCACCAATGTAACAGTCAAAACTGCAAACtgcacttcttcttcttctttgtcattCTTCTCACTGAAAGGTCTAATGAGCAGTGGAGCACAGGTATCGATATGCAAACAGATGTTTGAGAGAGTTACTATATAACTTCTGTCAAAGCTTGGGACCGTGTTTcagagatttttaaaacagaacCAGTCgtacacacacagcattatGAATCTGATGGAAAGAACGTGTCTGTATATTTCTGTCTTAGTGTGAACACACAGTTTTAGTCCTGAATCTACACAGAGTTTTATACATCTGACAGCAAGACTTCTCTTGTGTAGGACTTCACTTCTTTGGTTCTCCAGGACCTAATCTTCAGGATTTCGGTTTTCCAGGACTTAAGTTCTGCAGGACTTTGTTTCTGCAGTACCTCAGTTATTTCTGACCACACATTTAGATTTAGATATAttgcagaggcagaaaaaaaaacttgctgaaTCCCCCACACCCCCGTATTTCTCCTCCTGGTCTTCCCTCTCCtggtcttcctcctcctcctcttcctcttcctcctccagtccGGTCTCAGCTCTCCATAGACTCGGACTCTGACATGACGGAGAGTTCTGGACTCCTGCAGGAAGTCAGCATCCTACCTCCCCAGAGGCCACGCCCcctcatcttcttcatcattggtgagagaaaaaaacacgaAACCAGTAcaaaccagaaccagaaccagtaAGAGGTCTGCACCAGAACTAGTAAGAGGTCTGCACCAGAACCAGTAAGAGCTCTGAACCCTGTCTCAAAAATTATCCCTGTGTTTGATAATAACTTCTTAGACCAAGACTCAATTAAACCTTATGATGATGTTTATTAACCTCTGTGAACTCTGACCTCCTGTTCATGTTTGCTGACAAAGCAAGGATGTTGCGGTGCATGCTGGGGGGGCAGCGGGGGTCACTGGTATCTATTATGTCCACAGGTGGACCAGGAAGTGGGAAGGGAAGTCAGACAGCGAGGTTAGCTCACTGCTTCGGCCTCAGAGTCGTCTCATTGGACAACCTGCTCAGGAAGCAGCTGCTAAGCCATGCCTCCCCCAGCAGGAAGTGGGAGGTTGTTTCAGAAATGATGAATCATGGAGAGCTGGGACCACAGGTGAgtccaaaaacatttcacctgaacctgaacctgaaatCATCCCCGAGACTGTCAAGAAATCTGTGCTTGCAGGAGGAGACAATCTCAGAGCTAAGGAGGCAGCTGATTGGTCAGCAGCACATCAGAGGGTTCATCGTGGATGGATTTCCTCGAGATGTCCACCAGGCTCTGAGTTTCCAGGAGCAGGTACCGACTAACCAGAGAGTAGTCTGTACCTCAGCAGGACTCAAGATTTCTGTACATACATATCTGTAGAAAGGTTGTTACTCTTTAAAGATACaggtcatttgtttgaatcattttGAACCCGCACAGCCTCAACCTGAAATAcgaaaacaaactttatttgaGATCAACCACAAGCAGACAATAGGTTGGTAACTCAGTTTGGGGTTCACCGCTCAACTCTGCAGGGGCTCCACACAACAGACCAGCCCCAGTGGGAAACTAATGGACAACATTATAAACAATAATTAAACAATACACAGTAATGTTGAAATGCAGCAGTGACGATGATAAGTGGAACCATCACCCCTGCCCTCCCTGCAATCAGATGGGCTCTCCTGACCTGGTGatactgctgctctgctccaaTGAGACGCTGAACTGCCGTCTGCAGCAACGAGCTGCTCGACTCGGTCTCCTGGGAGACAGTAACCACACCTTCCGGAGACGCTTGGACACGTTTCGGAGAGACATCGTCTCCATCAGGAGATACTACAGACAGACATACCTGCTGACACAGGTACACTTGCGGATACAGGTACATCTGCTAATACAGGTACATCTGTTCAAACAGGTACACCACTTGACATATGCACACCAGTGCACCTGTtcacacctgtacacctgctgaCAGAGATACACCTTCTGATACAGGTACACCTGCTGACATATATACACCTGTTCACACGGGTACACCTGCTGACACGTACACCTATTCACACAGGTACACCTTCTGATACAGGTACACCTGCTGACATATATACACCTGTTCACACGGGTACACCACTTGACACGTACACCTATTCACACAGATACACCTTCTGATACAGGTACACCTGTCGACACAGATACACCTATTCATACAGGTATGACAGGTGTGTCTCCAAAGGTCACGGCAGcatttaaaacagatttaaaacagTCAGATCTCCCACAGAAGTCTTGACTCGAATCTCATCTCAGTGATCAATGGATTCACTCACAGAATGAAATTATTCAGTATGTTTCACATCAGGTTTAACTTTAATGAACTTTGAGGTGAATTCACCTGTTGACTTCAAGCGAATTCACAGTCACAATCAGTCCTTTGTGTGCGTGCAGGTGGATG
Coding sequences:
- the ak5l gene encoding adenylate kinase 5, like isoform X2, translating into MSSKEVKEYLSDHLVPQLLESLLTGLLYHRPEDPISFLQSCLIRTRQLGGPQVITWETFIHLDRDKLRPEPSKTHPGPARTTSVPTITPITPSGTPQTATASRVLLPAPPGPTGTPPVPFPVHAEVKEEDTKTVSSEVRSQLSIDSDSDMTESSGLLQEVSILPPQRPRPLIFFIIGGPGSGKGSQTARLAHCFGLRVVSLDNLLRKQLLSHASPSRKWEVVSEMMNHGELGPQEETISELRRQLIGQQHIRGFIVDGFPRDVHQALSFQEQMGSPDLVILLLCSNETLNCRLQQRAARLGLLGDSNHTFRRRLDTFRRDIVSIRRYYRQTYLLTQVDADRDEDEVFADLSSVIREKLQLKDRSDPVGIPECSSVVPDVPFNIRSVNQ
- the ak5l gene encoding adenylate kinase 5, like isoform X1, translating into MSSKEVKEYLSDHLVPQLLESLLTGLLYHRPEDPISFLQSCLIRTRQLGGPQVITWETFIHLDRDKLRPEPSKTHPGPARTTSVPTITPITPSGTPQTATASRVLLPAPPGPTGTPPVPFPVHAEVKEEDTKTVSSEVRSQLSIDSDSDMTESSGLLQEVSILPPQRPRPLIFFIIGGPGSGKGSQTARLAHCFGLRVVSLDNLLRKQLLSHASPSRKWEVVSEMMNHGELGPQEETISELRRQLIGQQHIRGFIVDGFPRDVHQALSFQEQMGSPDLVILLLCSNETLNCRLQQRAARLGLLGDSNHTFRRRLDTFRRDIVSIRRYYRQTYLLTQVHLRIQVDADRDEDEVFADLSSVIREKLQLKDRSDPVGIPECSSVVPDVPFNIRSVNQ
- the ak5l gene encoding adenylate kinase 5, like isoform X3 yields the protein MWWFAAQGPHRSLLTGLLYHRPEDPISFLQSCLIRTRQLGGPQVITWETFIHLDRDKLRPEPSKTHPGPARTTSVPTITPITPSGTPQTATASRVLLPAPPGPTGTPPVPFPVHAEVKEEDTKTVSSEVRSQLSIDSDSDMTESSGLLQEVSILPPQRPRPLIFFIIGGPGSGKGSQTARLAHCFGLRVVSLDNLLRKQLLSHASPSRKWEVVSEMMNHGELGPQEETISELRRQLIGQQHIRGFIVDGFPRDVHQALSFQEQMGSPDLVILLLCSNETLNCRLQQRAARLGLLGDSNHTFRRRLDTFRRDIVSIRRYYRQTYLLTQVHLRIQVDADRDEDEVFADLSSVIREKLQLKDRSDPVGIPECSSVVPDVPFNIRSVNQ